A genomic segment from Acidobacteriota bacterium encodes:
- a CDS encoding PAS domain S-box protein, whose protein sequence is MSRVPTGRGLAGGAGGDPQSDRSEALNLSTDLAGRVLVGPHAGELITRIQNHRGEWQFARGWKHAESLAYRDGSRIRFIIGGNRGARSEADESLTRIAIDLAGADRSIDEIPGTLARVGAMTGSSRVCIFTAEDGGAGSLSNSHEWCAEGERPLIHRSQEVDASQLEPIMTRFEQKPWNFVDGTAGEDGGAHSWLDWRSTQAILSVAVFDHGILRGLTCYEGIDRDHGEVVEDLRLIAILLMQAIGEAKIERELRKTDELFQLLRNSTGDVVFDSDLSFVGAGAPSDGAGSNLDDWDGKRRFTGEEWFSIIHPEDVESVRRAVEAIFADRERNSFSIEYRARRRDGSYIHLLDRGEVIRDDAGNPIRVIGLSTDVSERVIAWQRLRESDRRFRAVIENVSEVILVLNGDGFVEYASPSSRPVLGYEPSIIEGSSIFDNVHTEDAERLRAILSREAECGDISSMATFRYRHTLGNWILLESTATTLRRDAQMQGSVLVCRDVTERRRAERQIEQSTRLTSLGHLASSLAHEFNNVLMGARPYIDVIRLTSDPGVVENAIDRIEAAIDRGRSISERIVSFAQPADTVVEAIALGPWIRSVEKELRDLLPPTVALDLQGPEEGIYVSADPVGLQQVLVNVIINARDATGGRGRITIEWNGASERRKYSRLALVPADHAVIEIHDTGSNHSRLPDQPIDWSAGMEQSAPALGLTVVRQLLSAQGGSIEIDRSDRGTSYFLILRTAQSARTAEAGSIAENETGRRILLVEDDEVVASGISAVLQLEGQQVEAVSTGKAAIEHIREYGVPDVVILDIGLPDISGVEVFGRLRTRHPHLPVIFSSGHGRRKELEPLLAQPEVAFLQKPYDARTLMETVERIVGVG, encoded by the coding sequence ATGAGCAGAGTGCCGACAGGACGGGGTCTCGCGGGGGGAGCGGGAGGCGATCCGCAGAGCGATCGCAGCGAGGCTCTGAACCTGTCCACTGACCTCGCGGGGCGGGTTTTGGTCGGCCCGCACGCCGGCGAGCTCATCACGAGAATTCAGAACCATCGGGGGGAATGGCAGTTCGCCCGCGGGTGGAAGCACGCGGAGAGCCTGGCCTACCGGGACGGGTCGAGAATCCGATTCATCATAGGGGGAAACCGAGGTGCGCGCTCCGAGGCTGACGAGAGTCTGACGCGAATTGCCATCGACCTGGCGGGCGCCGATCGGAGTATCGATGAGATTCCGGGCACGCTGGCTCGAGTGGGAGCGATGACCGGGTCGTCGCGGGTCTGCATCTTCACGGCGGAAGATGGAGGTGCCGGTTCCCTGTCGAACAGTCACGAATGGTGCGCTGAGGGCGAACGCCCCCTGATCCATCGGAGTCAGGAAGTCGATGCGTCGCAACTCGAGCCCATCATGACCCGGTTCGAACAGAAACCGTGGAACTTTGTGGACGGGACCGCCGGAGAGGACGGGGGCGCTCACAGCTGGCTCGATTGGAGATCGACTCAGGCGATCCTCTCGGTCGCCGTGTTTGACCATGGCATTCTCCGCGGGCTCACCTGTTACGAGGGGATCGATCGGGATCATGGTGAAGTCGTTGAAGATTTGCGCCTCATTGCGATTCTTCTCATGCAAGCGATCGGGGAGGCGAAAATCGAAAGGGAGCTTCGCAAGACCGATGAGCTGTTTCAGTTGCTGCGAAACTCCACAGGCGACGTCGTGTTCGACAGTGACCTCAGTTTTGTAGGCGCCGGCGCGCCGAGCGATGGAGCGGGGAGCAATCTCGACGATTGGGATGGAAAGCGGCGATTCACCGGCGAGGAGTGGTTTTCGATCATCCATCCCGAAGACGTGGAGAGTGTGCGGAGAGCGGTCGAAGCGATCTTTGCCGATCGGGAGCGTAACTCTTTTTCCATCGAATACCGTGCTCGACGCCGGGATGGAAGCTACATTCACCTTCTCGATCGTGGAGAGGTGATCCGGGACGATGCCGGGAATCCGATCCGCGTGATCGGATTGTCGACCGACGTGAGCGAAAGAGTGATCGCATGGCAGCGGTTGAGAGAGAGTGACAGGCGCTTCAGGGCGGTCATCGAGAACGTGTCGGAAGTGATTCTCGTCCTCAACGGGGACGGATTCGTGGAGTACGCCAGCCCTTCGTCACGCCCGGTGCTCGGCTACGAACCTTCGATAATCGAAGGCTCCAGCATTTTCGACAATGTCCATACGGAGGACGCCGAGCGGCTGCGCGCCATCCTCTCCCGGGAAGCAGAGTGTGGAGACATCTCCTCCATGGCGACTTTTCGTTACCGGCATACTCTCGGGAACTGGATTCTGCTGGAGTCGACTGCGACCACGCTGAGAAGGGATGCTCAGATGCAAGGTTCGGTTCTGGTGTGCCGGGATGTCACCGAGCGGCGTCGAGCGGAACGGCAGATCGAACAGTCCACGCGTCTGACCAGCCTTGGTCATCTCGCTTCTTCGCTAGCCCACGAGTTCAATAACGTCCTGATGGGAGCCCGGCCGTACATCGATGTGATTCGACTGACGAGCGACCCGGGAGTGGTCGAGAACGCCATCGACCGGATCGAGGCTGCGATCGATCGCGGACGGTCGATCTCCGAGAGGATCGTTTCGTTTGCCCAGCCGGCCGACACCGTCGTCGAGGCAATTGCCCTCGGACCATGGATTCGTTCGGTCGAGAAAGAACTTCGTGATCTGCTCCCTCCGACGGTCGCGCTCGATCTCCAAGGGCCGGAAGAGGGGATCTACGTTTCGGCCGATCCGGTCGGGCTGCAGCAGGTCCTCGTCAACGTCATCATCAATGCCCGCGACGCCACCGGTGGCCGAGGAAGGATCACGATCGAGTGGAACGGTGCGAGTGAGAGGAGAAAATACTCCCGCCTCGCTCTGGTTCCTGCCGATCACGCCGTGATCGAGATTCACGACACCGGCAGCAACCATTCGCGACTGCCGGATCAGCCGATCGATTGGAGCGCTGGAATGGAGCAGTCCGCGCCGGCACTCGGTCTCACCGTTGTGCGTCAATTGCTGAGTGCCCAGGGTGGAAGCATCGAGATCGATCGCTCCGACCGGGGGACTTCCTATTTTCTGATCCTGAGGACGGCGCAATCGGCGAGGACGGCCGAGGCTGGCTCGATTGCCGAGAATGAAACGGGACGACGGATACTCCTCGTCGAAGACGACGAGGTCGTCGCATCCGGCATTTCAGCCGTCCTGCAGCTCGAGGGGCAGCAGGTCGAAGCCGTCAGCACCGGAAAAGCCGCAATCGAGCACATCCGAGAATACGGAGTGCCTGACGTCGTCATCCTCGACATCGGTTTGCCCGACATCAGCGGTGTCGAAGTGTTTGGCCGCCTCCGGACCCGGCACCCTCATCTTCCGGTCATCTTCTCCAGCGGTCACGGCCGTCGCAAAGAGCTCGAGCCGCTTCTCGCGCAACCTGAAGTGGCCTTTCTCCAGAAGCCCTACGATGCTCGAACGCTGATGGAGACGGTCGAGAGGATTGTCGGGGTCGGATGA
- the xrtH gene encoding exosortase H, producing the protein MLLRKRRARFLTLFLLTLFASFAFIAWNPINDRLIIPFTSGIASVASWILNLLGQQTLAFGTRISSPSFAVDVKNGCNGIEAMLILLAAILAFPMSWRARLQGIVLGTLLIQIINMIRITTLYLLGKYHPQLFEIFHNAVWQVVIVFSAVVFFFEWVRRVGSPSKLETAG; encoded by the coding sequence ATGCTCCTTCGTAAGAGGCGCGCGCGGTTTCTGACGCTTTTCCTTCTGACCCTGTTCGCCAGCTTCGCCTTCATCGCCTGGAATCCGATCAATGATCGGCTGATCATCCCGTTCACCTCCGGGATCGCGTCGGTCGCGAGCTGGATTCTCAATCTGCTGGGCCAGCAAACCCTGGCGTTCGGGACGAGGATCTCCTCGCCATCATTCGCGGTCGACGTGAAAAACGGCTGCAATGGCATCGAAGCGATGCTGATCCTGCTGGCTGCAATTCTCGCCTTTCCGATGAGCTGGCGCGCCCGTCTTCAGGGCATCGTGCTCGGAACGCTGCTCATCCAGATCATCAACATGATCCGGATTACGACCCTCTACCTCCTCGGGAAGTACCATCCCCAACTGTTCGAGATTTTTCACAACGCGGTCTGGCAGGTCGTGATCGTATTCTCGGCCGTAGTATTTTTCTTCGAATGGGTCCGCAGAGTTGGCTCGCCGAGTAAACTGGAAACGGCTGGCTAG
- a CDS encoding carbohydrate binding family 9 domain-containing protein, with amino-acid sequence MRLQQLMMATALFGICGGFPLTAQEQNETPPPRTYQISPATSEIRVDGFLDEAAWTDAAVINLPWEWFPQVNDPAGTRTEARITFDENRLYVAFEAFDPDPSQIRAYYADRDTAFLDDTVGITIDTFNDQRRAFQFRVNPLGVQMEAINSDVDQSEDWSWNIIWDAVGRITTDGYVVEMAVPFSQLRFPRASGAQTWGILMTRDRPRSVRHRLRSAPLDQERNCFVCQLEDASGFRQIEPGRNLELDPTITAARTDVLTDFPGGRLESGDTDFDAGITARWGVTPNITVNAAINPDFSQVEADAAQLDVNTTFALFFPEKRPFFLEGADFFNTPVRAVFTRSIADPIAGLKVTGKEGSNAFGLFATLDEINNLIFPGFERSRRISLDQEVFASVLRYRRDIGERSTLGGLYAGRDGDGGYSNHVYGVDGVFQLTESDTITYQALGSTTSYPFDVATAFGQPDDSFNGYAARARYRHSDRNWFWHLDYDDYSTDFRADSGFVPQVGYRELSAGVERTFYGSEDTWFRRFFVFLGADKTDQHDGIADEWGADLSVAYSGPMQSFLRVALAPNEEFFDGVHYDNFRQNIYGEFRPTGWLYAGAFVGWGETIDRANSRQGDFFTIEPMVQLKVGRRTEAELRHVYQTLDVLPGELFNVHLSQLRVLYHLNLRTFVRAIVQYENLDLNPLAYTFPVPDDSEELFTQLLFSYKLNPQTVLLAGYSDGREGLDEIALTQTDRTFFIKVGYAWLF; translated from the coding sequence TTGAGACTACAACAGTTGATGATGGCCACTGCGCTGTTCGGCATTTGCGGCGGCTTTCCGCTGACGGCACAGGAGCAGAACGAGACCCCTCCGCCGCGCACCTATCAGATCAGCCCGGCGACCTCGGAGATTCGGGTGGACGGATTTCTCGACGAGGCGGCCTGGACCGATGCAGCGGTGATCAATTTGCCGTGGGAGTGGTTTCCTCAGGTCAATGATCCGGCAGGGACCAGAACCGAGGCCCGCATCACGTTCGACGAGAATCGGCTTTATGTGGCATTCGAGGCATTCGACCCGGATCCTTCGCAGATTCGAGCCTACTATGCGGACCGCGACACCGCCTTTCTCGACGATACGGTCGGAATCACGATCGACACGTTCAACGATCAGCGACGCGCATTTCAATTTCGAGTGAACCCGCTGGGAGTGCAGATGGAGGCGATCAACAGCGACGTCGATCAGTCGGAGGACTGGTCGTGGAACATCATCTGGGACGCGGTGGGACGGATCACGACCGATGGGTACGTCGTCGAAATGGCCGTTCCATTCAGTCAGCTGCGGTTTCCGCGCGCGAGCGGCGCTCAGACGTGGGGAATCCTCATGACGCGGGATCGTCCTCGCAGTGTGAGGCACAGGCTTCGTTCTGCTCCGCTGGATCAGGAGCGCAACTGCTTTGTCTGCCAGCTGGAGGACGCGAGCGGATTTCGCCAGATCGAGCCCGGTCGCAATCTCGAGCTCGATCCGACAATTACGGCGGCCCGCACCGACGTTCTGACTGACTTCCCAGGGGGGCGTCTCGAGAGCGGCGATACGGACTTCGACGCCGGTATCACGGCGAGGTGGGGGGTCACGCCGAACATCACGGTGAACGCCGCGATCAATCCGGATTTCTCGCAGGTGGAAGCCGATGCAGCGCAGCTGGACGTGAATACGACGTTCGCGCTTTTCTTTCCCGAGAAGCGACCGTTCTTCCTCGAGGGAGCCGATTTTTTCAACACACCGGTCAGGGCGGTGTTCACCAGAAGTATCGCTGATCCAATTGCTGGTCTGAAGGTGACGGGGAAGGAGGGCTCGAACGCTTTCGGGCTCTTTGCAACCCTCGACGAAATCAACAACCTGATCTTCCCCGGCTTCGAACGTTCCCGACGAATCTCGCTCGACCAGGAAGTGTTCGCCTCGGTGCTTCGCTACAGGCGTGACATCGGTGAACGATCGACTCTCGGCGGACTTTACGCCGGACGTGATGGCGACGGTGGCTACTCGAACCACGTCTATGGAGTCGATGGCGTCTTCCAGCTCACCGAATCCGACACGATTACGTATCAGGCGCTCGGGTCGACGACGTCGTATCCGTTCGACGTTGCCACGGCGTTCGGTCAGCCGGATGACTCGTTCAACGGTTACGCGGCCAGAGCCCGGTACCGGCATTCGGACCGTAACTGGTTCTGGCACCTCGATTACGACGACTATTCGACCGACTTCCGTGCCGACAGCGGTTTCGTTCCGCAGGTCGGATATCGAGAGCTGAGCGCGGGTGTCGAGCGGACGTTCTACGGGTCGGAAGACACCTGGTTTCGCCGCTTCTTCGTTTTTCTCGGAGCGGACAAGACTGACCAGCACGACGGCATCGCGGACGAATGGGGAGCGGATCTGTCCGTGGCCTATTCGGGACCGATGCAGTCGTTTCTCCGGGTTGCTCTGGCACCCAACGAGGAGTTCTTCGATGGAGTCCACTATGACAACTTCCGCCAGAATATCTACGGTGAATTCCGCCCGACCGGGTGGCTCTACGCCGGCGCATTCGTCGGCTGGGGCGAGACGATCGATCGCGCGAATTCACGACAGGGCGATTTCTTCACGATCGAGCCGATGGTTCAGCTGAAAGTCGGGCGCCGCACCGAGGCCGAGCTTCGGCACGTGTATCAGACCCTGGATGTTCTGCCCGGGGAGCTGTTCAATGTGCACCTGAGCCAGCTTCGCGTCCTCTACCACCTCAATCTCAGGACCTTCGTTCGAGCCATCGTTCAGTACGAGAACCTCGATCTCAATCCGCTCGCCTACACTTTTCCGGTTCCCGACGACAGCGAGGAGCTCTTCACGCAGCTTCTTTTCTCCTACAAGCTCAATCCGCAGACCGTTCTGCTCGCCGGCTACTCCGACGGCCGAGAGGGACTCGACGAGATCGCTCTCACGCAGACCGATCGGACGTTCTTCATCAAGGTCGGCTATGCGTGGCTGTTCTGA
- a CDS encoding DUF885 domain-containing protein — protein MRTSDAIPYLVLLFVACAGTNPSTTATARSPEPVVSEAARLHDLFEREWQLSLEENPIAATYAGIHDYDDRMPDVSPGAIHEAAKRRALFLEELHQIDPAKLSDLDRVSWQMFESSLEETIAHDRLRTHEMPIDTDSGFHSSLTFIKRVMPFDSVRGYENYIARLEAMPAYIDQQIENMKSGLKRGFTQPREILGGVEGTIAAHVIDDPTESVFFDPFEEFPAVIGTAERNRLRAEGVAAIDGVSAAYEKLRTFWTESYVPGARTTLGAGQLPGGEEYYRHQIRHYTTLDLSPGEIHAIGLAEVARIRGEMMEIIRGTGFAGSFDEFLEFLRTDPRFYAETPEQLLERAAWIAKSMDGKLPSLFRTLPRQPYTVEPVPSHIAETYTAGRYLSAPKDGTRAGTYWVNTSKLDSRPLYTLEALTFHEAVPGHHLQNALAEELTGLPEFRRQTYLSAFGEGWGLYSEWLGIEAGFYQDPYSNFGRLTYEMWRACRLVVDTGVHAMGWTRQQARDYLAANTALSLHEVSTEVDRYISWPAQALSYKMGELEIRRLRRKAEEILQDRFDVRSFHDAVLLNGSVPLPILSDQIDRYIEERLAAAD, from the coding sequence ATGCGAACTTCTGACGCCATACCGTACCTTGTCCTCCTGTTTGTCGCGTGTGCCGGTACCAACCCGTCGACGACGGCCACTGCACGAAGCCCCGAGCCCGTCGTCTCCGAGGCCGCGCGCCTGCACGACCTTTTCGAGCGAGAGTGGCAGCTGAGTCTCGAGGAGAATCCGATCGCGGCGACCTACGCCGGGATTCACGACTACGACGACCGCATGCCCGACGTGAGCCCCGGGGCAATTCACGAGGCTGCAAAGCGCCGGGCCCTCTTTCTGGAAGAGCTACATCAGATCGATCCGGCGAAGCTTTCAGACCTGGATCGAGTCTCCTGGCAGATGTTCGAGAGCTCCCTCGAGGAGACGATCGCGCACGATCGTCTCCGAACCCATGAGATGCCGATCGATACCGACAGCGGGTTCCACAGCTCGCTCACATTCATTAAGAGGGTGATGCCCTTCGATTCGGTGCGCGGCTACGAAAATTACATTGCGCGCCTCGAGGCGATGCCGGCCTACATCGACCAGCAGATCGAGAACATGAAGTCGGGACTGAAGCGGGGATTCACCCAGCCGCGCGAGATTCTCGGCGGGGTGGAGGGGACGATCGCGGCGCATGTGATTGACGATCCGACCGAAAGTGTATTTTTCGATCCCTTCGAGGAGTTTCCCGCGGTGATCGGCACGGCGGAGCGGAACCGGCTGAGGGCCGAAGGGGTCGCCGCCATCGACGGAGTCAGCGCCGCCTACGAGAAACTGAGGACATTCTGGACCGAATCATACGTTCCGGGGGCGCGCACGACGCTCGGTGCCGGCCAACTGCCCGGTGGAGAAGAGTACTACCGCCATCAGATCCGCCACTACACCACGCTCGACCTCTCCCCCGGGGAGATCCACGCGATCGGCCTGGCGGAGGTCGCGAGGATCCGCGGAGAGATGATGGAGATCATCCGGGGCACTGGCTTCGCAGGCTCGTTCGATGAGTTCCTGGAGTTCCTCCGGACCGATCCACGTTTCTACGCGGAAACACCGGAGCAATTGCTCGAGCGCGCCGCATGGATCGCCAAGAGCATGGACGGGAAGCTCCCCTCGCTCTTCCGGACGCTGCCACGACAGCCGTACACGGTCGAGCCGGTTCCTTCGCACATCGCCGAGACGTATACGGCGGGCCGATACCTCTCGGCCCCGAAGGATGGGACGCGCGCGGGCACTTACTGGGTGAATACTTCGAAGCTCGACAGCCGCCCGCTCTATACGCTCGAGGCGCTGACGTTTCACGAGGCGGTGCCGGGACACCATCTGCAGAACGCGTTGGCCGAAGAGCTGACGGGACTGCCTGAGTTCCGGCGGCAGACATATCTTTCGGCTTTCGGGGAGGGGTGGGGTCTGTATTCGGAGTGGCTGGGGATCGAGGCGGGCTTCTACCAGGATCCGTACAGCAACTTCGGCAGGCTGACGTACGAGATGTGGCGGGCATGCAGACTCGTGGTCGATACGGGAGTTCACGCGATGGGGTGGACGCGGCAGCAGGCGCGCGATTATCTGGCTGCCAACACGGCACTTTCGCTTCACGAGGTGTCGACCGAGGTCGACCGGTACATTTCCTGGCCGGCGCAGGCTCTTTCCTACAAGATGGGGGAGCTGGAGATCCGACGTTTGCGGAGGAAAGCCGAGGAGATACTGCAAGATCGATTCGATGTCCGATCCTTTCACGACGCCGTGCTCCTGAACGGCTCGGTCCCGTTGCCGATCCTGTCCGATCAGATCGATCGGTACATCGAGGAGCGGCTCGCGGCGGCGGATTGA
- a CDS encoding DUF1579 domain-containing protein — translation MQKKLCVMAFMAFLMCAGAAIAQEEEAAMSAEEMAMMQAFEKAGTPGEQHARLAKMAGEWKVAGKFWMEPGDPVVSEGTSSRRMMLDGRVLAESFTSEFMGVPFAGHGMTGYDNVTGKWWTTWNDSMSTGILTMEGQCTESGDVCTWIGSNIDPMTGKTMYTKMVGRSRNDRETIESWVIGPDGKETRTMELVYTRKKE, via the coding sequence ATGCAGAAGAAGCTCTGTGTCATGGCGTTCATGGCATTTCTGATGTGCGCCGGTGCCGCGATCGCTCAGGAAGAGGAAGCAGCGATGAGCGCCGAGGAGATGGCGATGATGCAGGCGTTCGAGAAGGCGGGGACGCCTGGCGAGCAGCATGCGCGACTCGCGAAGATGGCGGGAGAGTGGAAGGTCGCCGGGAAATTCTGGATGGAACCCGGAGATCCGGTCGTGTCCGAGGGGACGTCGAGCCGCAGGATGATGCTCGATGGGCGAGTACTCGCGGAGTCGTTTACCAGCGAATTCATGGGAGTGCCCTTCGCTGGGCACGGTATGACTGGTTATGACAACGTCACCGGCAAATGGTGGACGACCTGGAATGACTCGATGAGCACCGGGATATTGACGATGGAGGGTCAGTGCACCGAGTCGGGCGATGTCTGTACATGGATCGGGTCGAACATCGATCCGATGACCGGGAAGACGATGTACACGAAGATGGTCGGGCGATCCCGGAACGACCGGGAGACCATCGAATCATGGGTGATCGGACCGGACGGAAAAGAGACCAGAACGATGGAGCTCGTCTACACCCGAAAGAAGGAGTGA
- the asnS gene encoding asparagine--tRNA ligase, with protein sequence MDMQIRELPDHDGEKVRVSGWLYNKRGSGKLQFPIVRDGSGVVQCVVSKKEVDEKTWGEVLRATQESTVRVTGVVKKEDRAPGGVEIHVETFEVLHETIDFPITPKEHGTAFLMDHRHLWLRSSRQHAVLRIRSEVEQACRDFFYDRDFVLIDSPILTPAACEGTSTLFETDYFGEKAFLSQSGQLYLEPAAAALGKVYCFGPTFRAEKSKTRRHLMEFWMIEPEVAFLEFDGLMELAEEFVEYVVGRAAERCRTELDTLERDVSKLEGITRPFPRVRYHDAIELLRSKGMHVKPGDDFGADEETMIAESFDKPVMITHYPAAIKAFYMQPDAGDPSLALALDMIAPEGYGEIIGGSQRIHDHDLLAQRIREHDLPVEAFQWYLDVRKYGSFVHSGFGMGIERVVAWISGVKHLRECIPYPRMLTRMYP encoded by the coding sequence ATGGATATGCAGATTCGCGAGCTCCCGGATCATGACGGCGAAAAGGTTCGGGTGTCGGGCTGGCTGTACAACAAGCGGGGATCGGGGAAGCTGCAGTTTCCGATCGTGAGGGATGGAAGCGGCGTCGTTCAGTGCGTCGTCTCCAAAAAGGAAGTCGACGAGAAAACGTGGGGCGAGGTCCTGCGTGCGACGCAGGAGTCGACAGTGCGGGTCACCGGGGTGGTGAAGAAAGAGGATCGCGCTCCGGGGGGTGTGGAGATTCACGTCGAGACCTTCGAAGTCCTTCACGAGACGATCGATTTTCCGATCACGCCGAAGGAGCACGGGACGGCATTTCTGATGGATCACCGCCATCTCTGGCTCCGCTCGTCGCGACAGCATGCAGTTCTCCGGATCAGGAGCGAGGTGGAACAGGCGTGCCGCGACTTTTTCTACGACCGTGACTTCGTCCTGATCGACTCGCCGATCCTGACGCCGGCGGCATGCGAGGGAACCTCGACACTCTTCGAGACCGATTACTTCGGCGAAAAGGCCTTTCTCTCACAGTCGGGCCAGCTCTATCTGGAGCCGGCGGCGGCGGCGCTCGGTAAGGTGTACTGCTTCGGTCCGACATTCCGCGCCGAGAAATCGAAGACGCGGCGGCATCTGATGGAGTTCTGGATGATCGAGCCGGAAGTTGCCTTTCTCGAGTTCGACGGTCTGATGGAGCTCGCTGAGGAGTTCGTCGAGTACGTGGTCGGCAGGGCGGCGGAGCGCTGCAGGACGGAGCTCGACACGCTCGAGCGTGACGTATCGAAGCTGGAGGGAATCACGCGCCCGTTTCCGCGCGTGCGTTACCACGACGCAATCGAGCTTCTCCGGTCAAAGGGGATGCACGTGAAGCCCGGCGACGATTTCGGGGCCGATGAAGAGACCATGATCGCCGAGTCCTTCGACAAACCCGTGATGATCACGCACTATCCGGCGGCGATCAAGGCGTTCTACATGCAGCCGGATGCCGGCGATCCTTCGCTCGCGCTGGCACTCGACATGATTGCGCCCGAGGGATATGGTGAGATCATCGGCGGCTCGCAGAGAATCCATGATCACGACCTTCTGGCCCAGCGCATTCGAGAGCACGATCTGCCGGTCGAGGCGTTCCAGTGGTATCTCGATGTTCGGAAGTATGGCTCGTTCGTACATTCCGGATTCGGGATGGGGATCGAGCGGGTCGTAGCATGGATCTCGGGAGTGAAGCATCTTCGCGAGTGCATTCCGTATCCGCGGATGCTGACTCGAATGTATCCGTAA
- a CDS encoding ribonuclease J, with amino-acid sequence MSLRIIPLGGLGEFGRNTMVFETGRSAIIVDCGMSFPEPSTLGVDVVLPDLTYVESIREKVHGIFLTHGHEDHIGAVPYLANIVDAPIFGRPLTLAFVKEKFVEMPPANDVDLRVIRPREAVEVGDFRVEAIHVTHSIVDAAAFAIQTPEGMVIHTGDYKFDPTPVAGPPSDLARFGQLGDEGVTLLVGDSTNSMSPGVCGSESSVGRSLEKYFESSEGRIFFTTFASHVHRLQQVVELAEEFDRRIWLVGRSLIENVAHAERLGYLSIPRHVRGDGKTVDDDDLDAVIICSGSQGEPNSSLARIARREHRVATVVPGDMVIFSARTIPGNERSVMHVIDHLLDSGAEIVYEQEGIHVSGHAYLEELKTMFTLTRPRFFIPAHGSRLNLERHAEVAEAMGIEPNAVLRIVNGDVAEIDGDVARILDEKVPAGRVFVDREQEEVPTLVVRDRQHLGEDGFVIVVAAIDQQAGELVRDPEIITRGVIHVDANQAFIDEVRKLLRDAMNDASLDEIRDVENVQEMMRRELKRFFRKRLGRRPMILPVVWEM; translated from the coding sequence ATGAGCCTGCGCATCATTCCCCTCGGGGGACTCGGGGAGTTCGGCCGCAACACGATGGTGTTCGAGACCGGGAGGTCGGCCATCATCGTCGACTGCGGAATGTCTTTTCCGGAACCATCGACGCTCGGAGTCGACGTCGTACTGCCGGATCTCACCTACGTCGAATCAATTCGCGAAAAAGTTCACGGCATATTTCTCACCCACGGCCACGAAGATCACATCGGAGCCGTACCGTATCTCGCGAATATCGTCGATGCGCCGATTTTCGGGCGGCCCCTCACGCTGGCATTCGTGAAGGAGAAGTTCGTCGAGATGCCACCGGCGAATGACGTCGACCTGCGAGTCATCCGGCCGCGCGAGGCCGTGGAGGTGGGCGACTTCCGGGTCGAGGCGATTCATGTCACGCACTCGATCGTCGATGCGGCGGCGTTCGCCATCCAAACCCCGGAAGGAATGGTGATTCACACGGGGGACTACAAGTTCGATCCGACGCCGGTCGCCGGGCCCCCGTCGGATCTCGCTCGGTTCGGCCAGTTGGGGGATGAAGGGGTCACGTTGCTGGTGGGAGACTCGACCAACTCGATGTCGCCCGGAGTCTGCGGTTCGGAATCGTCGGTGGGCCGGTCGCTCGAAAAGTATTTCGAATCGAGTGAAGGAAGAATCTTTTTCACGACATTCGCGTCTCACGTTCATCGCCTCCAGCAGGTCGTCGAGCTCGCGGAGGAATTCGACAGGCGAATCTGGCTCGTCGGAAGGAGTCTCATCGAGAATGTCGCGCACGCCGAGCGGCTCGGGTATCTGTCGATTCCGAGGCACGTGAGAGGGGACGGCAAGACGGTCGACGACGACGATCTCGACGCGGTGATCATCTGTTCCGGCTCCCAGGGAGAACCGAACTCCTCACTCGCGAGGATCGCCCGCCGCGAGCACCGGGTCGCGACCGTCGTTCCGGGAGACATGGTGATCTTTTCGGCGAGAACGATTCCGGGCAACGAGCGAAGTGTGATGCATGTGATCGATCATCTGCTCGACTCCGGTGCGGAGATCGTTTACGAACAGGAAGGCATTCATGTTTCCGGGCACGCCTACCTCGAGGAGCTGAAAACGATGTTCACGTTGACCCGGCCTCGCTTCTTCATCCCCGCGCACGGTTCCCGACTCAATCTCGAGCGGCATGCGGAAGTTGCCGAGGCGATGGGGATAGAGCCGAACGCGGTCCTCCGGATCGTCAATGGTGACGTTGCGGAGATTGATGGAGACGTCGCCCGGATTCTCGATGAAAAAGTCCCTGCAGGTCGGGTTTTCGTCGACAGAGAACAGGAAGAGGTTCCGACGCTCGTTGTGCGCGATCGGCAACATCTGGGCGAAGACGGGTTCGTGATCGTCGTTGCCGCGATCGACCAGCAGGCTGGCGAGCTCGTTCGAGATCCCGAGATCATCACGAGAGGAGTCATCCACGTTGACGCCAACCAGGCCTTCATCGACGAGGTACGGAAACTGCTAAGGGACGCGATGAACGACGCGTCGCTCGACGAGATACGCGACGTTGAAAACGTACAGGAAATGATGCGACGCGAGTTGAAGCGATTCTTCCGAAAGCGCCTGGGACGGCGACCGATGATCCTCCCCGTCGTGTGGGAGATGTGA